The segment TCATTCGTCAGGATATAGCCCTCTTTGTCAAAAATAAATCCGGAGCCGATGCCTGAAGGCTGCAGCTGCGAGGAATCGGCGCCGCCTTCGCTGCTACTGCCGCCTCTGTTACCTTGGGAGCCGTACTGGTCTCCAAAGAAATAACGGAAGATATCGTCATCCATGCTGCGGCCGCCCTGTCCCTGGCTGCTGACCATCGTCTCGATCAGAACGACAGAGGGGCTCGCATGATCGACCACAGAGGCTACGTCGCCCTGTCCGGAAGGTATCATTGCGGCTGCCGTGGACGCGCCGCCGCCTTGATTAGACGGAGCCAGCGCTGCGGCTACCTCACTGCCACTCCCCTGCGTGCCCAGCGGCTGGTCCGGTGTAAACAAATTGCTGCGATCAGCCACATACATGCTGCTTACCATGACAATCATACCGGCGAGGAAGGAGAGGAGCACTGCTTTTACCGGGTTCTTTTGCTTGCGGCTGTAGTTCCAGCTCCCTTTCGGCTTCTCACCGCCTCCATTACCGCCGACCGGGCGCTGCGAGCGGCCGGCTTCGAAGGAGGACATGGATGGAACCGGCTTTACCGGCTGGGGATGACTAACCTCCACCTCCTGCGGATCTCTGCGGACATAGTGGCTTTGGCTGCCCTCGTCTTGTTTCTCGGAGTCGCCCAATGACTTGAACGGTCCATATGAATAATAAGATGATGAGTTCGATGGTGATTCTGACTGGGTCTCAGATGCTTGACGAGGTTCAGCCTCACGTTCATATTCGCGGCCAGCTTCAGGCTCCCGCTTGTGCTCCTCGTCCTGCCCGTCTCCGAAGCCTCCAAACCGGTTTCTTTGATCGTCCATGCTTCTACCTCCTATAAGATCACCGTGCCTGCGGCCGGTGGCTGTGTTTGATATGCTCTTATTGTGTACTATAAACCTTAACGACACCTTAAAAACAATTAAAAAGGAGATAAAAGCTGTGTACGATCAACCTATGATTTTACCCAGCCCTTGCGGTGGGCAAAGATGGCCAATTGTGTCCGGTCCTCCAGCTCGCACTTCATCAGCAGATTGCTGACATGGGTCTTGACCGTCTTGATACTAATATGCAGCTCTTCTCCGATTTCCTTATTATTCTTGCCTTCGGCGATCAGCAGCAGCACTTCCTTCTCCCGCTCCGTCAGACCTGCCTGATCGTCCTGGGCTTGATGCTGACGGATGCCCCGTGTCAGTGCCTCCGATACGTCCCGGGTCATGACCGGCATCCCCCGGCAGGCTCCCTGCAGGGCGTAAATCAATTCATCCGCAGATACCGTCTTGAGAACGTAGCTTACAGCTCCGGCTTCGACACACTCCAGCACCAGCTCATCCTCCAGAAAGCTCGTTAAAATTACAATTTTCTGATCCGGGAACTCCTGCATGACCGCCCGAGTCGCCTCGGCCCCGTTCATCACCGGCATCATGAGATCCATCAGGATCAAATCCGGCATATCTTCCGGCCCGCTGCTGCGCAGCATGTCTAGCAGCTCCATACCATTCGCGGCCTCGCCGATGACCTCAAAGGCGGGCTCCAGCGACAAATATGTTTTGAGTCCCATCCGGACCATATCATGGTCATCGACCAGCAGTATTTTTACAGCCGTCATAGCTACCTCCCCCTGTTGCTCTTATTTCCTGCGTGGACCCTGCTCAGTATGTTCTGCTCCGCCCGCCATAAACAGCGGTATATGTACTCTCACCGTTGTGCCTGCTCCCCGGCGGCTCACAATCTCCACCTGTCCCCCCAGCTTGTCGGCGCGCTCCTTCATCGTGCTTAGCCCATAAGACCCCTGCTTGGGTCTGCCTTCATCAAAGCCCTTGCCATCGTCGCTGACGCTCAGCACGACCCGCTTCTCTTCCTCCCGCAGCGACAAGCTGATCATACTGGCTTCTGCGTGCTTGACGATGTTAGCAATTGATTCCTGGATAATAAGAAACAGCTGATGCTCGATTGCATCCGACAAGCCTCCGTACAGCTCGACCTCGCGTATCCCCTTCAAGCCGTTCTGGCGGCAGTAATCCGGGAACCAGCGCTCCAGCGCCTCCTCCAGCGTCTTGCCCTCCAGCTCCACCGGGCGCAGCTGGGCGATAAGTGCCCGCATCTGCTTCTGCGCCGTATGGGACATGGAGACGAGCTGCTCCAGCACCTGCTGTCCCTGAACAGGATCCTGCTTCAGGACCCCCGACAGCGAGGAAGCCGACATATGGATAGCGAACAGCTGCTGGCTTACCGTGTCATGAAGATCCCGCGCCATCCGGCGCCGTTCCTCCAGCACCGCAGACTCTGCTGCAAATTCCTTCTCCAGCACCTCTTGCTCGCCCAGGCGCTGCAGCAGCTTCATTTTGTTCTCAATCGCTTCTGTCATGGCATTAAATTCAGAATATACGCCGGCGAAGGATTCATCCTCTGCCTCCGGCATCCTCACAGTCAAATTTCCCTTGGCCACCTGCAGCATGTTCAAGTGCAGGAGATCCAGCGGGCGCTGAATGCGCTGCGCGGCAATATATCCTGCAATGACAGTAAACAGCAGGATACCGGCTGTGTAATACCACCACAGCCGGTGATCCCGAATCGTCAGATAGCCTCCCTCGCCCGCAAGGTACAGAAACAGCGCAACAACAGCCCCGATGGTCAGGAAGTACATGACAATGACCCACTTGGTATTTTTGACAAATCCCATCCGGTTACCCTACCTTGTTCACTTTGACATCGCCGATGAAGGCGCTGATATGAATCACGATCTTCTTGCTAGACTCGCGGTAATCCGGACTTTCCAGCCCGACACTGCTCAAGAAGCCGCTGCGCTTCTGTCCCAGCACCGACATATCGCCAATGAACGAGGTGGTAGAGACTCGGATGCCCACATCGAGATCATTCGGCACGAACACTTTAATGTCGCCGATGAAGGCTGAGATATTAATCTTGGTCTTGCCGTACGGAATCTGCGCCCGGGTAAGATCAATGACCGTATCTCCGATAAATTGCGAGATGTTGGTCGGCTTTAGTTCGAAATAATCCTTACCCAGATGAATATCGCCGATGAAGCTTGATTTATTCGTGTAGCGCTTGCTGTTACCGCAGTTATGGTATTCCTCGTACGCTCCATCATCGTCCTGATCTCCATATTCGTAGTGACTGTCACCCTTGTGGCGGGATCTCCTGCGGCTGCTTTCGTATTCCTGCTCCTCATGACGGTCGCTGTAATCCCGATAGCTGCTGTCCCCCTCCCGCCTGTTACGGTCTGCATCCCGGGGACCCTTGAGATCCCGGTCGCCGGAGCCAAATCGCTGCTCAAACACCTCATCCAGCGACGATTCCAGCTCTCCCGGTGCGGGAGGAGGCGGCGCATCATGCGCATCATATGCATCATTCTCACGCCCAGGCTTGCGATAGTCATCATCACTTGCCTCCTTAAAGGCTTTATCCCGCTTGCGCTTCGGACTAAAGATAACGTACAATCCGCTGCCGATCAGGATCACAGGCACTGCAATCCGCAGCAGGTCTCCGAATGAGAACCAGAGCAGGTTCAAGTTATGCCCCAGGAAATACACGCCGATAATGAGCGGGATGAAGGAGCCTAATACGGCGCACCCGTCTTGCTTTGCACTGAAGATGCCCTGCAATCCTGCATAAATCAGAATGACCGGCCAGAATGTGGAGAACAGCTCACCCAGACTGAAGCTCTGGATTCCCAATTCATTTAAGATAAACAGCGCGCCGATGCCAATCAGCAGCAAGCCGCCAAACAGCTGGTTCCATGTTTTTTTACTCATCCCTGCATCCCTTGCCTTTCTTTAGTTCCTTATGTGATATGTACAGTGTACGACAACCAGCCTTCGATTGAACAGCTGCGGCGGGATGAAACTGGAATCGGTCTACAGACCGATAGGCTGGGAATGGATACCTTTTTCAGCAGTTGCCGGCCATCGTACTCCAATCGTAAAAAAGCTGTCCCCTGCAGATGACACTCTGCGCAAGGGACAGCTTCTGATGGGTACCATCATATAAAATGCAGGTTAGCGGTTCGTTTTCGGGTTGTTCGTCTGGCTGAACTCAGCAAACTCCGCATCGTATTTCTCGTTCGGTGTGCTGTAGCTCTCCTGTACCTTTTTGGCACCCTGCTCGGATACCTTGCGGCTCACGTTTTCCTGGCCAAACTCCTCGTTGTACTTCTCGTTCGGTGTTTGGTAGCTTTCTTGCACTTTTTTCTTGCTCATGATTGTCACCTCCCTGTAGTCTCAATACCTCATCCTCTTCGGGGACTGCTCCCCGAACCATAGTATGTGACGGACCGATGCTCAATATACAGGGATTGCGAAACCTCCGCAGTGCGAAAGCAGCTTGCAGAAATGACTTAAATGGCCTCATCCAAAAAAGAAGAAGGCAGGTAGCGGTACGTAGCTATGGCTTCGCCCACGCGCTCCAGCATTTCCTGGGTGCAGCGGCCGGAGCCCCGTTTGATGACCTGCACCTCGACATCTTTTTTGCCCCATTCCTTAAATACCTGCTGTGTCGTAGTAAAATACAAATCGATCTTGGAGCCTTTAATGGCTGAACCGATATCCGCCACGATGCCGTAGCCGTAATCCGGAATATATATAATGCTGCCGATGGGAAACACCTTGGGATCTGCTGCAATAGTGGACAACGCTTCCCGGTCCCGCTTCACCTTCACGCCGGAATACGTAATCCCGTACTGCGGATGTCCCGGCTTCTTGCCGGTTGATTCATAACCGGCCGTGTAGCCGGTCGCCGTTACCTTTACCGTTCTCAGCACCTGATTCGACCGCGGCGCCGAGACGGGAACGGAAGGATCGCGTTGCTCCTCCACCGGCCTATGAAGCTGCCGCTCCTTTGCATGATGCAC is part of the Paenibacillus algicola genome and harbors:
- a CDS encoding 3D domain-containing protein, which encodes MGELGQYLVHHAKERQLHRPVEEQRDPSVPVSAPRSNQVLRTVKVTATGYTAGYESTGKKPGHPQYGITYSGVKVKRDREALSTIAADPKVFPIGSIIYIPDYGYGIVADIGSAIKGSKIDLYFTTTQQVFKEWGKKDVEVQVIKRGSGRCTQEMLERVGEAIATYRYLPSSFLDEAI
- a CDS encoding HAMP domain-containing sensor histidine kinase, whose translation is MGFVKNTKWVIVMYFLTIGAVVALFLYLAGEGGYLTIRDHRLWWYYTAGILLFTVIAGYIAAQRIQRPLDLLHLNMLQVAKGNLTVRMPEAEDESFAGVYSEFNAMTEAIENKMKLLQRLGEQEVLEKEFAAESAVLEERRRMARDLHDTVSQQLFAIHMSASSLSGVLKQDPVQGQQVLEQLVSMSHTAQKQMRALIAQLRPVELEGKTLEEALERWFPDYCRQNGLKGIREVELYGGLSDAIEHQLFLIIQESIANIVKHAEASMISLSLREEEKRVVLSVSDDGKGFDEGRPKQGSYGLSTMKERADKLGGQVEIVSRRGAGTTVRVHIPLFMAGGAEHTEQGPRRK
- a CDS encoding response regulator, with protein sequence MTAVKILLVDDHDMVRMGLKTYLSLEPAFEVIGEAANGMELLDMLRSSGPEDMPDLILMDLMMPVMNGAEATRAVMQEFPDQKIVILTSFLEDELVLECVEAGAVSYVLKTVSADELIYALQGACRGMPVMTRDVSEALTRGIRQHQAQDDQAGLTEREKEVLLLIAEGKNNKEIGEELHISIKTVKTHVSNLLMKCELEDRTQLAIFAHRKGWVKS
- the liaF gene encoding cell wall-active antibiotics response protein LiaF; amino-acid sequence: MSKKTWNQLFGGLLLIGIGALFILNELGIQSFSLGELFSTFWPVILIYAGLQGIFSAKQDGCAVLGSFIPLIIGVYFLGHNLNLLWFSFGDLLRIAVPVILIGSGLYVIFSPKRKRDKAFKEASDDDYRKPGRENDAYDAHDAPPPPAPGELESSLDEVFEQRFGSGDRDLKGPRDADRNRREGDSSYRDYSDRHEEQEYESSRRRSRHKGDSHYEYGDQDDDGAYEEYHNCGNSKRYTNKSSFIGDIHLGKDYFELKPTNISQFIGDTVIDLTRAQIPYGKTKINISAFIGDIKVFVPNDLDVGIRVSTTSFIGDMSVLGQKRSGFLSSVGLESPDYRESSKKIVIHISAFIGDVKVNKVG
- a CDS encoding S1C family serine protease; its protein translation is MDDQRNRFGGFGDGQDEEHKREPEAGREYEREAEPRQASETQSESPSNSSSYYSYGPFKSLGDSEKQDEGSQSHYVRRDPQEVEVSHPQPVKPVPSMSSFEAGRSQRPVGGNGGGEKPKGSWNYSRKQKNPVKAVLLSFLAGMIVMVSSMYVADRSNLFTPDQPLGTQGSGSEVAAALAPSNQGGGASTAAAMIPSGQGDVASVVDHASPSVVLIETMVSSQGQGGRSMDDDIFRYFFGDQYGSQGNRGGSSSEGGADSSQLQPSGIGSGFIFDKEGYILTNEHVIHGADLIQVTVEGTNKPYEAKLLGSSYELDLAVLKIEGEDGFPAIPLGSSEDLEVGEWLVAIGNPHGFSHTVTAGVLSSKERQIDIAGQNGEADRNYEDLLQTDASINPGNSGGPLLNLRGEVIGMNVAVSAEAQGIGFAIPAETINEVLDYLKNNEEVPKEPQPFIGASLGTLTPQISEQLGTEITEGTYVNSVVFRSPAYEADLRQYDIIVGADGQKYATAAELIEYIQSKSVGDEMTLNVNRNGKALDLPIKIGDRNDYDLTEQQ